From Saccharothrix espanaensis DSM 44229, the proteins below share one genomic window:
- a CDS encoding GPW/gp25 family protein, with product MSVDFIGRGWGFPLRVGTTGGIGMVERDVEIQQAIRLILGTAPGERPMRPEFGCGIHEHVFASADHATAGDIAREVRVALDRWEPRIETTDVVVAFDSVEVGTLYIDVHYTVRATNDRRNLVFPFYTIPSEEGGGR from the coding sequence GTGAGCGTCGACTTCATCGGCCGGGGGTGGGGCTTCCCGCTGCGGGTCGGCACCACGGGCGGCATCGGGATGGTCGAGCGGGACGTGGAGATCCAGCAGGCGATCCGGCTGATCCTGGGCACCGCGCCCGGCGAGCGCCCGATGCGCCCGGAGTTCGGCTGCGGCATCCACGAGCACGTGTTCGCGTCGGCGGACCACGCGACGGCCGGCGACATCGCCCGCGAGGTGCGCGTCGCGCTGGACCGGTGGGAGCCGCGCATCGAGACGACCGACGTCGTGGTGGCGTTCGACTCCGTCGAGGTCGGCACGCTCTACATCGACGTGCACTACACGGTCCGCGCCACCAACGACCGGCGCAACCTGGTGTTCCCGTTCTACACGATCCCGTCCGAGGAAGGCGGTGGGCGCTGA
- a CDS encoding PAAR domain-containing protein, with the protein MPFAARTGDKTSHGGTLGPPVSPALAAKVLTVLIEGVPAAVVGSVHACPKIPDPLLGPSNVLLPRPAPPPSVFIGGAPAAVVGDRAVCQATVVLGAKTVLIGGPL; encoded by the coding sequence ATGCCTTTCGCAGCCCGGACCGGTGACAAGACCTCCCACGGCGGCACGCTCGGGCCGCCGGTATCGCCCGCGTTGGCGGCCAAGGTGCTCACCGTGCTCATCGAGGGCGTGCCCGCCGCCGTGGTCGGCAGCGTGCACGCCTGCCCCAAGATTCCCGACCCGCTGCTGGGACCGTCGAACGTGCTGCTGCCCAGGCCCGCGCCGCCGCCGAGCGTGTTCATCGGCGGTGCCCCGGCGGCCGTCGTCGGCGACCGCGCGGTCTGCCAGGCCACCGTCGTGCTCGGCGCGAAGACCGTGCTGATCGGGGGTCCGCTGTGA